One Sulfurimonas sp. C5 genomic region harbors:
- a CDS encoding tetratricopeptide repeat protein: protein MTLFQLLMLGASAFFAFKIYEHIQTLKDPEEGKVFEDPADAELLVYQGDEEMQKGDAQRALTIYHEANIKMPHNQEILFKMGYALVAQERYEEALEYYQEALELNHKNSALHQAIASVYRKTGEFEKAKEHLDYSLEQDNENPITYYNYGNLLVDMQETEAAKEMYKKALELDDEFAEAKEELEKLG, encoded by the coding sequence GTGACACTTTTTCAACTCCTAATGCTTGGTGCCTCAGCATTTTTCGCATTTAAAATTTATGAGCACATTCAAACCCTCAAAGATCCCGAAGAAGGAAAAGTTTTTGAAGATCCTGCAGATGCAGAATTACTTGTATATCAGGGTGATGAAGAGATGCAAAAAGGGGATGCCCAAAGAGCTTTGACTATCTATCACGAAGCAAATATTAAAATGCCTCATAACCAAGAGATCCTTTTTAAAATGGGATATGCTTTAGTTGCACAAGAAAGATATGAAGAGGCATTGGAATATTATCAAGAAGCTTTAGAGCTAAACCATAAAAATTCTGCTTTACATCAAGCCATTGCAAGTGTTTATAGAAAAACAGGTGAGTTTGAGAAGGCTAAAGAGCATCTTGATTACTCATTAGAACAAGACAATGAAAATCCGATAACATATTACAATTACGGGAATTTACTCGTAGATATGCAAGAGACAGAAGCTGCAAAAGAGATGTACAAAAAAGCACTTGAACTTGACGATGAGTTTGCCGAAGCGAAAGAGGAACTGGAGAAACTGGGATGA
- a CDS encoding Nif3-like dinuclear metal center hexameric protein, whose product MKVLEIYDFLNELSPFELQEGWDNSGLLVGDFNHDIEAIALSIDVDEALIDSLEPNTLLITHHPIIFGGLKQLEFSKYPANLIQKMIQKNISNIAMHTNFDQTHLNEYVATNILGYEIKEKDGFIAYLEVNEDFDTFAKKVSNAFGLKFAKCVKCSDEVKIAALTTGSGCSLMRSLHADCFLTGDVKYHDAMEAKSINLSLIDIGHYESEHFFAEILAKYLKNLGLKVIIASSENPFTYI is encoded by the coding sequence ATGAAAGTTTTAGAAATCTATGACTTCTTAAATGAACTTTCACCGTTTGAACTACAAGAAGGATGGGATAATTCAGGACTTTTAGTGGGGGATTTTAATCATGATATTGAAGCTATAGCACTCAGTATCGATGTTGATGAAGCTTTGATAGATTCACTTGAACCAAATACACTTTTAATTACGCATCATCCAATAATTTTCGGTGGATTAAAGCAATTGGAATTTAGCAAATATCCTGCAAATTTAATTCAAAAGATGATCCAAAAAAACATCTCAAATATTGCAATGCACACAAACTTCGATCAAACGCATCTAAATGAGTATGTGGCTACAAATATCTTAGGATACGAAATAAAAGAGAAGGACGGTTTTATCGCTTATTTGGAAGTGAATGAAGATTTTGATACTTTTGCAAAAAAAGTATCAAATGCTTTTGGATTAAAATTTGCAAAATGTGTAAAATGTTCAGATGAGGTAAAAATAGCAGCACTGACAACAGGTTCAGGCTGCTCTTTGATGAGAAGTTTACATGCAGATTGTTTTTTAACAGGTGATGTAAAATATCACGATGCAATGGAAGCAAAGAGTATAAATTTATCTTTAATTGATATTGGACACTACGAAAGTGAACACTTTTTTGCAGAAATTTTAGCGAAATATTTGAAAAATTTAGGTTTAAAAGTTATAATTGCGTCATCAGAAAATCCATTTACATATATTTAA